GCGCTGGCCGGCTACGGCCAGGGCCTGAGCCTGGTATCCGAAAGCGAACTGGAATCGCGGCTGGCGGTGCGCAATCTGGCCAGCGTGCTGCTGCGCGAATGGAAGCCGGTGCTCAGCCGCATCGACCGCCGCCTGGGCTGGATCGCCGGCGGCCTGGAACTGGACGCCGACACCAATCCGGTCGGCCCCGAACACGTCGGCGTCGCGGTGCATGCCGCGTTCTCCACCAGCGACCTGGCCCCGGAAGTGCGGCTGGTGCTGATCAAGCTGTGCGAGCGCGACCTCACCGCCGGCATCGGCAAGCTCTACCAGCAACTGGACGACAGCCTGGCGCAGGCCGGGGTCATGCCGGAGATCTCGCGGCCACGGCCGCCACCGCCGCCGCGGCGCGCACCGGCACCGGAAGAGCGCCAGGCGCGCAACGACAGTGCCGGCACCGGCGAGGACGGCGGCGCCGGCGGCGAGGCGGGCGAGTACGACGAACACTACGCGCCGGCCTGGGCCAGCCGCTTCGTCAATCGCTGGGCCGAGAGCCGCGGCCGCCTGCAGGCCGGCGAAGGCTACGCCGAGGCCGGCGCCAACCTGCCCGGCGGCAGCCAGGGCGTGTTGCTGGAGGCCTTGCACGAATTGCTGCAGCAGACCCGCAGCGTGCGCGAGAGCGCCACCTCGGCGGCGACCGCCGCGGTCGGCCAGCAGCGGCCGCTGAGCCAGCGCGAGATGATTTCGGTGCTGTCGCTGCTGCAGGCCACGCCCAGCGCCACGCTGCGCGCGGCGATCGGCGACGACGGCGAATCGCTGGCGCAGCGGCTGAAGAGCGAAGTGCTGTCCAACGCCACCCAGTTCGGCGTGGATCCGGCGCATGCGCGGCTGGATCCGGTCGACGAGGATGCGATCGACCTGGTCGGCATGCTGTTCGACGTGATGCTCGACGAACGCGATCTGGAAGGCCGCTCGCGCGAGCTGATCGGGCGCCTGGTGGTGCCGTTCGTCAAGGTCGCGCTGCTCGACCGGCGCATGTTCGTGCAGAAGACCCATCCGGCGCGGCGCCTGCTCAATTCGCTGGCCGAGGCCTGCGAAGGCAATACCGGCGAGAGTCCGGCCGAACGCGTACTGATGGGCAAGGTCGAGGAAATCGTCGAGCGGCTGGTCGCCGAGTTCAACGAGAACCTGGCGATCTTCCTGACCCTGGAAGAGGAATTCCGCGATTTCCTGAGCCAGCACCGGCGCCGCATCGAGATCGCCGAGCGCCGCGCCGCGGAGACCCAGCGCGGGCAGGAGAAGCTGGAACTGGCGCGGCAGCGCGCCGAGGCCGAACTGCAGGTGCGGCTGCAGGGCCTGCAATTGCCGCAGGCGCTGGAGGACTTCCTGCGCCAGCCTTGGCAGCACCACCTGACCATGGCCATGC
This sequence is a window from Xanthomonas sp. CFBP 8443. Protein-coding genes within it:
- a CDS encoding DUF1631 domain-containing protein, whose product is MSFSPSSPHAHPARAPHLLVQARDGMLPVLGQAFAAALAHFDDVLFDRAESAGASQLLFLDGMRELRRRREEIAARFRAQLDQAWQALEAGTPLSAEVALAGYGQGLSLVSESELESRLAVRNLASVLLREWKPVLSRIDRRLGWIAGGLELDADTNPVGPEHVGVAVHAAFSTSDLAPEVRLVLIKLCERDLTAGIGKLYQQLDDSLAQAGVMPEISRPRPPPPPRRAPAPEERQARNDSAGTGEDGGAGGEAGEYDEHYAPAWASRFVNRWAESRGRLQAGEGYAEAGANLPGGSQGVLLEALHELLQQTRSVRESATSAATAAVGQQRPLSQREMISVLSLLQATPSATLRAAIGDDGESLAQRLKSEVLSNATQFGVDPAHARLDPVDEDAIDLVGMLFDVMLDERDLEGRSRELIGRLVVPFVKVALLDRRMFVQKTHPARRLLNSLAEACEGNTGESPAERVLMGKVEEIVERLVAEFNENLAIFLTLEEEFRDFLSQHRRRIEIAERRAAETQRGQEKLELARQRAEAELQVRLQGLQLPQALEDFLRQPWQHHLTMAMLREGEEGAGVRDALALADGVLEEAAEARRHIVGKPWLQAWQGPLQKVFASVGLHAEAAAAAINVLHDTLQGVAEVRPELERPLPELPQVALPQPPVQEAQSVEVAAAEKIEDYDNADADRFRSMPIGTWLDFIDRDGKVQTGKLSWVSPISARLLFVNRRGVRFCVASPEELAVMVRLGRLRSHVNDGAFDSAMQGVIDRLDPQNATLH